In one Desulfoferula mesophila genomic region, the following are encoded:
- a CDS encoding cell division protein FtsX, with translation MKRRGVIGRAWRQMGEDPWLQAVAISTMVVALAIMGAYLALCFNLSQAAGRLLTGPTLLALTKPGLSKEEGRALAARLAGLPGVSSATYVDKQQAMERFRRQLGPQSELLDDLESNPLPNAVELVLPPDSAASPALSRQIKQVDGVGEVVRGRPWLRRLDRAYAVGGELALALGILLFLGVVLVFSNTVRLAVHARRSELEIMALVGAGSGYMRGPFLVEAMLQGLIAAALASLLLWGLFAFLAAPGALPWGINLGQILAFPPLLPPVLAGLAVLSGLLGGFLGVGRSLHPREVL, from the coding sequence TTGAAACGGCGGGGGGTGATCGGGCGCGCCTGGCGCCAGATGGGCGAGGACCCCTGGTTGCAAGCCGTGGCCATCAGCACCATGGTGGTGGCCCTGGCCATCATGGGCGCCTACCTGGCCCTGTGCTTCAACCTGAGCCAGGCGGCGGGCCGTCTGCTGACCGGCCCCACCCTGCTGGCCCTGACCAAACCCGGGCTGAGCAAGGAAGAGGGCCGCGCCCTGGCCGCCCGTCTGGCCGGGCTGCCGGGCGTATCATCGGCCACCTACGTGGACAAGCAGCAGGCCATGGAGCGCTTTCGCCGCCAGCTCGGCCCCCAGAGCGAGCTGCTGGACGATCTGGAGAGCAACCCCCTGCCCAACGCCGTGGAACTGGTGTTGCCGCCCGATTCAGCCGCTTCCCCGGCTCTGTCCCGGCAGATCAAACAGGTGGATGGTGTCGGCGAGGTGGTGCGCGGCCGCCCCTGGCTGCGGCGGCTGGACCGGGCCTACGCGGTGGGCGGCGAGCTGGCCTTGGCTCTGGGGATTCTGCTGTTTTTGGGCGTGGTGCTGGTTTTCAGCAACACGGTTCGCCTGGCGGTGCACGCGCGGCGCTCGGAGCTGGAGATCATGGCCCTGGTGGGAGCCGGGAGCGGCTACATGCGCGGGCCCTTTTTAGTGGAAGCCATGTTGCAGGGTCTGATCGCCGCGGCCCTGGCCAGCCTGTTGCTCTGGGGCCTGTTCGCCTTTTTGGCCGCGCCCGGGGCCCTGCCCTGGGGTATCAACCTAGGCCAGATTCTGGCCTTCCCTCCTCTGCTCCCCCCGGTTTTGGCCGGGCTGGCCGTGCTTTCCGGATTGTTGGGCGGTTTCTTGGGGGTGGGGCGCAGCCTGCACCCGCGTGAGGTGCTGTGA